A genome region from Natranaeroarchaeum sulfidigenes includes the following:
- the gyrB gene encoding DNA topoisomerase (ATP-hydrolyzing) subunit B produces MSEETEYGAGQIQVLEGLQAVQKRPAMYIGSTDSRGLHHLVYEVVDNSIDEALAGHCDSITVTIHDDDSVSISDDGRGIPVDTHEKHDRPALEVIMTVLHAGGKFDNKSYQVSGGLHGVGVSVVNALSKWLEVEVRRDGAVWKQRFDHGEPEYGVERVRDLEPDEETGTEIRFWPDDEIFETGEFEYSTLANRLRELAFLNSGVEISLQDDRDGETDTFRYEGGIREFVEYLNETKTRLHEDVIYFEAEENDIQVEVAMQATDELQGSIHAFANNINTREGGTHLTGFKTALTRVVNDYAKSNDLLKDLDENLKGEDIREGLTAVVSIKHPDPQFEGQTKTKLGNSEVRGIVEGTMHDGLGTFFEENPDIATAVVSKAVEAAKARKAAKKAEELTRRKSALDSTALPGKLADCQTRDPSESELFIVEGDSAGGSAKQGRNPEFQAILPLGGKILNVEKHRLDRILENDEIRNMITAIGAGIGDEFDIEESRYEKIVLMVDADVDGAHIRTLLLTLFYRHLKPLLEAGYVYAAQPPLYRIRYNGNTYDAMTEVEREEIIEEKCDGNPTQVQRFKGLGEMNPKQLWATTMNPENRVLKQITIEDAAAADKMFSVLMGDAVEPRKEFIKEHAPEAEWVDI; encoded by the coding sequence ATGTCCGAGGAAACGGAGTACGGCGCTGGACAGATACAGGTCCTCGAAGGACTCCAGGCTGTCCAAAAGCGCCCTGCGATGTATATCGGTTCTACAGACTCTCGGGGGTTGCACCATCTCGTCTACGAGGTGGTCGACAACTCCATCGATGAGGCACTGGCTGGCCACTGTGATTCGATCACGGTGACGATCCACGACGATGACTCGGTCTCGATCAGCGACGACGGTCGCGGAATCCCCGTCGATACCCACGAGAAACACGACCGACCAGCCCTGGAGGTCATCATGACCGTCCTCCACGCCGGAGGGAAGTTCGACAACAAATCCTACCAGGTCTCGGGTGGACTCCACGGCGTCGGCGTCAGCGTCGTCAACGCGCTCTCGAAGTGGCTCGAAGTCGAGGTGCGCCGCGACGGCGCCGTCTGGAAACAGCGCTTTGACCACGGCGAACCCGAATACGGCGTCGAACGGGTTCGTGATCTCGAACCGGACGAGGAGACTGGAACGGAGATCCGCTTCTGGCCCGACGACGAGATTTTCGAGACCGGCGAGTTCGAGTACTCGACGCTGGCCAACCGGCTCCGGGAGCTGGCCTTTCTCAACTCCGGCGTCGAAATCAGTCTGCAGGACGACCGCGACGGCGAGACGGACACCTTCCGCTACGAGGGCGGGATCCGCGAGTTCGTCGAGTACCTCAACGAGACGAAAACCCGGCTCCACGAGGACGTCATCTACTTCGAGGCCGAGGAAAACGACATTCAGGTCGAGGTCGCGATGCAGGCAACCGACGAACTACAGGGCTCGATTCATGCCTTCGCCAACAACATCAACACGCGCGAGGGCGGGACGCATCTGACCGGCTTCAAAACGGCGCTAACCCGCGTCGTCAACGACTACGCCAAGTCGAACGACCTGCTCAAGGACCTCGACGAGAACCTCAAGGGAGAGGACATCCGCGAGGGACTCACCGCGGTCGTCTCGATCAAACACCCCGACCCGCAGTTCGAGGGCCAGACGAAGACGAAACTCGGCAACAGCGAGGTTCGGGGCATCGTCGAGGGGACGATGCACGACGGTCTCGGAACGTTCTTCGAGGAGAACCCGGATATCGCGACCGCAGTCGTCTCGAAAGCGGTCGAAGCGGCCAAAGCACGAAAGGCCGCAAAGAAGGCAGAGGAACTGACACGCCGGAAGAGCGCACTCGACTCGACGGCACTCCCCGGGAAGCTGGCCGACTGCCAGACACGCGACCCGAGCGAGTCCGAACTATTTATTGTGGAGGGTGACTCCGCAGGCGGGAGCGCCAAACAGGGCCGGAATCCCGAGTTCCAGGCGATCCTCCCGCTGGGCGGGAAGATCCTCAACGTCGAGAAACACCGGCTCGATCGGATCCTCGAAAACGATGAGATCCGGAACATGATCACCGCCATCGGCGCAGGGATCGGCGACGAGTTCGACATCGAGGAGTCCCGCTACGAGAAGATCGTGCTGATGGTCGATGCCGACGTCGATGGGGCCCACATCCGGACGCTGCTTTTGACGCTGTTCTATCGACACCTGAAGCCCCTGCTCGAAGCGGGCTACGTGTACGCCGCGCAACCGCCGCTCTACCGGATCCGGTACAACGGCAACACCTACGACGCGATGACCGAGGTAGAACGCGAGGAGATCATCGAGGAGAAATGTGACGGCAATCCGACGCAGGTCCAGCGGTTCAAAGGCCTGGGTGAGATGAACCCCAAACAGCTCTGGGCGACGACGATGAACCCGGAGAACCGTGTGCTCAAGCAGATCACAATCGAGGACGCCGCAGCAGCGGACAAGATGTTCTCAGTGCTGATGGGCGACGCCGTCGAACCGCGCAAGGAGTTCATCAAGGAACACGCGCCGGAAGCAGAGTGGGTTGACATCTAA
- a CDS encoding DNA topoisomerase VI subunit B, whose translation MTSFQQTLGEDEGIAEELAESQRAISIAEFFEKNKHMLGFDSGARGLVTAVKEAVDNSLDAAEEAGILPDIYVEIQEAGDYYTLIVEDNGPGITKEQLPKVFGKLLYGSRFHKREQSLTRGQRLLVKRDGEVEFVPIGDLCDRYLGDDGAETATIPDDIKAPAFNRETYEMTWEPVTHAIRHETDARTYEITTEKGRTVEVTGDHSLFSVTKDGETKELAAGEIEAGDSLLTPRRLPGPDERVDSVNVLEHLSPEQLEGRRVYVYGFDRETIAELRSQETIRKKPSEDSNRRRYYYTHNGVEILRDSVEQNYIKDGYLPAETVLKLGWEEKAADCELKTYQVGGKESTMPVTLPVDDALVELLAYYVSEGHVGDRQVGFTFGSHEDGLIEATESAVAGITGSSTTVQRERNSTRVKAFGSPLAMFLEAACGSGATEKRIPGFVFEIDPALQQRFIAALYQGDGSDSHPCNELSHTTVSETLARQLSVLWNMHGVLASTERREDNSGYADDPSTAYRTKVYGEDVNIADVFSEKRTPGEQGYKRIPTGLLDDVRVGETSNRTVPDTIPGLLVGAGVGSDLDHAANYQAVIEDALAGEYVTEPRYVHNLKEMGLLNGDHRPTEQLGRLWETIENLQGLTETDMCLLPVKSVEETEPPEYVYDISVPGATGTDENFVVANEGALSVKNSRGQQGIGISAAVLYSQLTSGKPAKITSRTKGSAEAEYFELVIDTDTNEPEIRTEETTSWDRTHGTRIEIEMEANMRARSQLHDYIKHTAVVNPHARVELKEPQKHFKFERAEEAELPDETEEIRPHPHGVELGTVLKMLDATDSHSVSGFLQNEFTRVGKKTADSVIDAFRDRHYGREMTWTPPGAHEAGVSEAVIEATNGKSPEATEAFGEAVEDELAEGGAIAHHDVVAAVREAANEIGHEYDTTLGETVRENVVAAVWTAVTEGLLPRETDEEAEDGDQEESGRRAPDLYGIVDDATSTRKDDAAVEGIADRLAAKFADSADSRDRTTHDGLREYVDRSADMLEEHGDVTFGETARENVLEAVWERMKTVPDDPPKVSTIADSRDTASELLEAMRETSIMSPPTNCLSPISDTLVEAGLRKEYDADFYAASTRDADVHGGDPFIVEAGIAYGGELPAEGSAEVLRFANRVPLVYQRGACATTDVIKNIGWRNYNLDQPGGSGVPNGPVVIMIHVASTNVPFTSESKDAIANVPEIEDEIELAIREAARELKSYLKKRQSMQKRQKKQDVLAEILPEMAEKVSEVTGQSKPNFDDALARIMNNVLVERGVEENGDTSTVTLLVENNSTTNESLEVTDIVTAEPTDLPDDATVVEMDGEWFVKWSPTVDSGDEATLSYVTGSDATFDVTVEGVEDAKLTVNDQ comes from the coding sequence ATGACTTCGTTTCAACAGACGCTCGGCGAGGACGAGGGCATCGCCGAGGAGCTGGCGGAAAGCCAGCGGGCAATCTCGATTGCCGAGTTCTTCGAGAAGAACAAACACATGCTCGGCTTCGACAGCGGCGCTCGCGGGCTCGTCACCGCTGTCAAGGAGGCGGTCGACAACTCGCTGGACGCCGCCGAGGAAGCCGGTATTCTCCCCGACATCTACGTCGAGATTCAGGAAGCCGGTGACTACTACACGCTGATCGTCGAGGACAACGGGCCCGGGATCACAAAAGAACAGCTCCCGAAAGTCTTCGGGAAACTGCTGTACGGCAGCCGATTTCACAAGCGAGAACAGTCCCTGACACGTGGTCAGCGCCTGCTCGTCAAACGTGATGGCGAGGTCGAGTTCGTACCGATCGGCGACCTCTGTGATCGGTACCTCGGCGACGATGGGGCCGAAACTGCAACGATTCCGGATGACATCAAAGCTCCAGCGTTCAACCGCGAAACCTACGAGATGACGTGGGAACCAGTCACCCACGCGATCCGGCACGAGACCGATGCCCGGACGTACGAGATCACGACCGAGAAGGGCCGAACCGTCGAGGTGACGGGCGATCACAGCCTGTTTTCGGTGACGAAAGACGGCGAGACAAAAGAGCTTGCAGCAGGCGAAATCGAGGCAGGCGACTCGCTTCTGACGCCACGACGTCTTCCAGGACCCGACGAACGAGTGGACTCGGTTAACGTTCTCGAACACCTCTCGCCCGAACAACTGGAGGGCCGCCGAGTGTATGTCTACGGCTTCGACCGGGAGACGATCGCAGAACTCCGGTCCCAGGAGACGATCAGAAAGAAGCCCTCCGAAGACAGCAACCGGAGACGCTACTATTACACTCACAACGGTGTCGAGATCCTCCGGGACAGCGTCGAGCAAAACTATATTAAGGACGGCTACCTGCCAGCCGAGACGGTACTCAAACTCGGCTGGGAGGAGAAGGCAGCCGACTGTGAGCTGAAAACGTACCAGGTCGGTGGGAAAGAGTCGACGATGCCGGTTACGCTGCCGGTCGATGATGCCCTTGTCGAACTGCTGGCGTACTACGTTTCCGAAGGACACGTCGGTGACCGACAGGTCGGGTTTACGTTTGGCTCACACGAGGATGGGCTGATCGAGGCGACCGAATCGGCGGTTGCTGGCATCACGGGCTCGTCGACGACTGTCCAGCGCGAGCGAAATTCGACCCGAGTGAAGGCCTTTGGCTCGCCGCTCGCGATGTTTCTGGAAGCGGCGTGTGGTTCAGGGGCGACCGAAAAGCGGATTCCGGGCTTCGTGTTCGAGATCGATCCAGCGCTCCAGCAGCGGTTTATCGCAGCGCTGTACCAGGGCGATGGCTCGGACTCTCACCCCTGTAACGAACTTTCACATACGACGGTTAGTGAGACGCTAGCTCGACAGCTTTCGGTCCTCTGGAACATGCACGGCGTGCTCGCGAGTACCGAACGAAGAGAGGACAACAGTGGCTATGCCGATGATCCGTCGACTGCGTACCGGACCAAGGTGTACGGTGAGGACGTGAACATTGCGGACGTGTTCAGCGAGAAACGAACGCCGGGTGAACAGGGATACAAGCGGATCCCGACGGGTCTGCTTGACGATGTTCGCGTTGGTGAAACGAGCAACCGGACGGTCCCCGACACGATACCCGGATTACTCGTTGGGGCTGGCGTCGGCTCGGACCTCGATCACGCCGCAAACTATCAGGCGGTGATCGAGGACGCGCTTGCTGGCGAATACGTCACCGAGCCCCGGTACGTCCACAACCTGAAAGAGATGGGCCTACTCAACGGGGACCATCGCCCAACCGAGCAACTCGGACGCCTCTGGGAGACGATCGAGAACCTGCAGGGTCTCACCGAGACGGATATGTGTCTCCTACCAGTCAAGAGCGTCGAGGAGACCGAGCCGCCGGAGTACGTATACGACATCTCGGTTCCCGGTGCAACTGGCACAGACGAGAACTTCGTCGTGGCCAACGAGGGCGCGCTCAGCGTCAAGAACAGCCGCGGCCAGCAGGGGATCGGTATCTCTGCGGCCGTGCTCTACTCCCAGCTTACCAGTGGCAAACCGGCCAAGATCACGAGCCGGACGAAAGGTTCGGCCGAAGCCGAGTACTTCGAGCTCGTCATCGATACGGACACGAACGAGCCGGAAATCCGTACCGAGGAGACCACCTCGTGGGACCGCACTCACGGAACACGAATCGAGATTGAGATGGAAGCGAACATGCGAGCGCGCTCGCAGCTCCACGACTACATCAAACACACCGCAGTCGTCAACCCTCACGCCCGTGTAGAGTTGAAAGAGCCACAGAAGCATTTCAAGTTCGAGCGCGCGGAGGAAGCCGAACTCCCGGACGAGACCGAGGAGATCCGCCCGCACCCACACGGCGTCGAACTCGGGACGGTGCTGAAGATGCTCGACGCGACCGACTCCCATTCAGTGTCGGGCTTCCTTCAGAACGAGTTCACACGCGTGGGCAAAAAGACCGCAGACAGCGTCATCGATGCGTTCCGTGACCGCCACTACGGTCGAGAGATGACGTGGACGCCGCCGGGAGCACACGAAGCCGGGGTCAGCGAGGCAGTCATCGAAGCAACGAACGGAAAAAGTCCCGAAGCGACCGAGGCGTTCGGGGAGGCCGTCGAGGACGAACTCGCGGAGGGAGGGGCCATCGCGCACCACGACGTCGTCGCGGCGGTTCGCGAGGCCGCAAACGAGATCGGCCACGAGTACGACACGACGCTCGGGGAGACGGTCCGCGAGAACGTCGTCGCCGCAGTCTGGACAGCAGTGACCGAGGGACTGCTCCCGAGGGAGACGGACGAGGAGGCCGAGGACGGAGACCAAGAGGAATCCGGACGCCGCGCCCCAGATCTCTACGGCATCGTGGATGACGCGACGAGCACGCGCAAGGACGACGCCGCGGTCGAGGGGATCGCCGACCGACTGGCCGCGAAGTTCGCCGACAGCGCGGATAGCAGGGATCGGACGACCCACGACGGCCTGCGCGAGTACGTCGACCGCTCGGCGGACATGCTCGAAGAACACGGCGACGTGACCTTCGGTGAGACGGCCCGTGAGAACGTGCTGGAGGCTGTCTGGGAGCGGATGAAGACTGTACCCGACGATCCGCCGAAGGTCTCGACGATCGCGGACAGCCGCGACACGGCCAGCGAACTGCTGGAAGCCATGCGCGAAACGTCGATCATGTCGCCGCCGACGAACTGCCTGTCGCCGATCAGCGACACGCTGGTCGAGGCGGGGCTTCGCAAGGAGTACGACGCGGACTTCTACGCGGCGTCGACGCGAGATGCGGATGTCCACGGCGGTGACCCATTTATCGTCGAGGCGGGGATCGCCTACGGCGGCGAACTGCCTGCCGAGGGATCCGCGGAGGTCCTGCGCTTTGCCAACCGTGTCCCGCTGGTCTACCAGCGCGGCGCGTGTGCGACCACGGACGTTATCAAGAACATCGGCTGGCGAAACTACAACCTCGACCAGCCAGGCGGGAGCGGCGTCCCGAACGGGCCGGTCGTGATCATGATCCACGTCGCCTCGACGAACGTTCCCTTCACCAGCGAATCCAAGGACGCCATCGCGAACGTCCCGGAGATCGAAGACGAGATCGAACTGGCGATCCGCGAGGCGGCCCGCGAACTCAAGAGCTACCTCAAGAAGCGCCAGTCGATGCAGAAACGCCAGAAGAAACAGGATGTCCTTGCGGAGATCCTGCCCGAGATGGCCGAGAAGGTCTCGGAAGTCACGGGCCAGTCGAAGCCGAACTTCGACGACGCGCTCGCGCGGATCATGAACAACGTGCTCGTCGAGCGGGGAGTCGAGGAGAACGGGGACACGAGTACGGTAACCCTGCTCGTCGAGAACAACTCGACCACGAACGAGTCCCTTGAGGTGACCGATATCGTCACGGCCGAGCCAACCGACCTCCCCGACGACGCGACCGTCGTCGAGATGGACGGCGAGTGGTTCGTCAAGTGGTCGCCGACAGTCGATAGCGGGGACGAGGCCACGCTCTCCTACGTTACCGGGAGCGATGCGACGTTCGACGTGACGGTAGAGGGTGTCGAAGACGCGAAACTGACGGTGAACGACCAATGA